One Mucilaginibacter ginkgonis genomic region harbors:
- a CDS encoding GAF domain-containing sensor histidine kinase, with protein MPLNEMDRVLTLAELDVDYTSLENDFQDLSTLAAKIAGTSISIINLIDNYTQWSVSGKGFAVSSMPREDSVCQYTITGDDPFEVKDLAGDDRFADKDYVKGGDQLRYYYGVPLTADGQNIGALCVLDAQEHQISGEKAEMLKIIAQEIVTRLKTAKIIKDLHYRLKEVDESKRRVAHDIRGPLSGVIGLANMIQEQGEDGTMDEVLEYVSMIDKSANSVLELANDILTADQRKMQTAQPGQYEFNLGLLKEKLWELYEPQAVNKNIDFKIVVHPEGQNIPFSKNKLLQIIGNIISNAMKFTPENGRITVDLSMVTAADQNTLLISITDNGVGMSQEKIAQILQGKGKSTDGTGGEQGFGFGLNLVRHLVDTLDGTMRIESAPGKGSTFTVSLPQPENLT; from the coding sequence CTAGCCGAACTGGATGTTGATTATACCAGTTTGGAAAATGATTTTCAAGACTTAAGCACGCTGGCCGCTAAGATTGCCGGTACATCTATCTCCATCATTAATCTTATCGACAATTACACGCAGTGGTCTGTTTCGGGCAAAGGTTTTGCCGTTAGCTCCATGCCGCGCGAAGACAGCGTTTGCCAATACACTATAACCGGTGATGATCCATTTGAAGTGAAAGATCTTGCCGGGGACGACCGCTTTGCAGATAAAGATTACGTAAAAGGAGGCGATCAGTTACGATACTACTACGGCGTACCGCTCACTGCTGATGGTCAAAACATTGGCGCACTTTGTGTTTTAGATGCACAAGAACACCAGATAAGCGGCGAGAAAGCCGAAATGCTGAAGATCATTGCGCAAGAAATTGTAACGCGGCTAAAAACCGCCAAGATCATCAAAGACCTTCATTACCGTTTAAAAGAGGTTGATGAGAGTAAGCGCCGTGTGGCACACGACATACGCGGACCGCTGAGTGGTGTTATCGGACTCGCTAACATGATACAGGAACAGGGCGAAGACGGCACCATGGACGAGGTGCTGGAATACGTGTCGATGATTGATAAAAGCGCCAATTCCGTACTTGAATTAGCTAATGATATTTTAACTGCCGACCAGCGTAAAATGCAAACCGCACAGCCCGGGCAATATGAATTTAATTTAGGTTTACTTAAAGAAAAACTGTGGGAGTTATATGAACCACAGGCGGTGAATAAAAATATCGACTTTAAAATAGTAGTACATCCCGAAGGACAGAACATTCCTTTTTCGAAAAACAAACTGCTGCAAATCATTGGCAATATCATCTCTAACGCGATGAAGTTTACCCCCGAAAATGGGCGGATAACTGTTGATTTGAGCATGGTAACCGCGGCAGATCAAAATACCCTGCTGATATCGATAACTGACAACGGTGTAGGCATGAGCCAGGAAAAAATTGCGCAAATACTGCAAGGTAAAGGCAAATCTACAGATGGTACCGGCGGCGAACAGGGTTTCGGCTTTGGGCTTAACCTGGTAAGGCATTTAGTTGATACCCTTGACGGCACTATGCGCATTGAAAGCGCGCCTGGCAAGGGGAGCACCTTTACCGTA